ATTTAAAGATCATAAATCATAAGAAATTATCTTGTCAGAGGTATAGTGCTCTGATGAGTTTCTCCTaggtttattttctaaaaaaaaaaaaaaaaaaaacttttaaaatcataaaataaaaaattcatagaGTCATTACAAAATATGGCTTAATGAATTATGGTAAGGTGAATGCTTATAATCAACATCCAGCTCAACAAACAGAATTTTGCCAGCCATACCAGAAGCCCTTCCCTGGGCCCTGTGCAAATCACAGCCCTTCCACCATTAGCAACCGTTATCCTGATTTTCACAGTAAtcctttatttgcatttctttgttacTTTTTCTTCCAAGTGTCCATTCACAAACACAGTAATTTCACCTtgacaatttaaaaattctttgaatcTGCAGTTTACTCCtcatcccacttttttttttatttttttaaagattttatttatttatttgacagagagagagatcacaagtaggcagagagggaggcagaggcagggagcaggaggaagcagcctctgtgccgagcagggagcctgatgtggggcttgatcccagaaccctgatatcatcatctgagcggaaggcagaagcttaacccactgagccacccagatgcccctcatcccactctttttcttctaatttgtttgtttaaaaacttGGGTCATCTGCCCTGTAGAATTCCCCCAAatctagatttttctctttttttccttaccttagaaaaaaaaaaaaagatcttatttatctatttatcagagacaaagagagtacaagcaggggaatcaggagagggagaagcaggcccctgggattccaggcccttgggatcatgaactgagcagaaggcagacgctaactgactgagccacccaggcacccatatattATCTATCTGAAAAGACACTAGGAACCACAACACATAAGGAAGATTTAtgattcaaaattaaaaagataaataacccaattaaaaagtagGCAAAGTTTTTGAatggatatttctccaaagaagatatataaatggtcaATTAGCACGTGAGGAGATGCTCCATGACATTCCTCATTAGAGGACCGTAAATCAAGACCACTGctagataccacttcacacctgctAGGTTGGCTACAATCAAAATGATGGACAGAAACAAGTGTCTGTAAGGATGGTGGAAGTTGGAatcctcatacactgctggtaggaacgGAAAAATGCacaactgctttggaaaacagtttgacagctTCTCAAAAGGTTACATATAGAGTTAACACATCACCCgtcaattccactcctagatacaTACCCAGTAGAACTGAAAATAAGTGCCTACCAAAGACTTATAAACAGATGTTGAAAGCAGCATTACTAATAACTGCcccaaagtagaaacaacccaaatacccaTTAACAGATGGAGAGATAAGTGATATGTGACATATCCATGCAataatattatttggccataaaaaggaattaagtacTGACACATACTATAATACGAATGAGTTTGCAAAGGCTCTCGCAAAATCAGGAGAGTTTTCAAGTTATCCAGTCTTCTCCAAAAATGTTCATGTATTTTTCACAACTATATGAGCAAGCAGAACTATTTATGCAGAATCATTAAATGTACCAAAACCTGGATTTTCTATGCCAACTTCAAGATCCCACTACTAGACACCATGAACTTCCCAAGTCCTCATGATCATGCTACTTCAAAGTACACAGACATTTCTAGGATTGAAAAACTGCAACACAACAGTGCTTTGGGGTAGGCTGGAATAACGGTTTGTCAAACGGGTTTGTGCTCTTCTCCAAAAGCTTACGTTCTAGGTCTGTTTCAGAATTTTCCCGGAGCTGGGGAGTCTGGCCTATGCTGTCATCCACTATTTACATCTGCACCCCAAAGAGTGGACCCATACCACTAGGGCAACATCTGGGATGGGGAGATGCCATCTGAGTACCATATCAGGAGCCTGTCTTCCTTAAGGCTTATATGTATACCGCATCAAGAGTGAGACCCTTAAATGTTGGGAGCACCAGACAGACACACCCACGACAGGGTGCAGCATCCCTGGGCTGAGGACAGCATGGTGTGGAAATGGTTTGATACCTCCAGAGGATGGCAGACTTTTTCGAGGACCCCTGGTATATGCATACTGATTGGCTAAGATAAGAAAATAACACAGCTCTTCTTATTAAAACCCCTCAGGAAAATAGCTACAACTACTTGTTTTTTACATCTCTAttaaaatctcaagcagacaagACATTCTACAATTTTTTGGCATTTTACTTAAAAGCCAAAGTTTCCTTAGCCTTCACTGAATGACAAAATATGCTTTTGCGATATAAATGATTATGGGTTCTGGTCTGTTTTCTTACAAGCATTAGAAACATTTACTGAAGAGCCATCTCCAATTGCTTAAATTCAGAGTTCTTAAtaatatctttcattttatatctAGAACTATCAAAATATGAAAGAACACATGTGGGTATCGTGGATGTAAGTGTGTCTGGGAATGGGGGGTAGAAGGCTGTAAGGGGCAAAGGAGAGGAGCAGAATTACTCATGTCAAAAatcgcccccccaaaaaaattaagcacaaatttttattaaagtccTAATAAATACAACTTGTCAAGTACATCTTTCTTCATCACACATATCAATCACCAGCGAGATATAAGCTTAACTAATCATGTAATTAACTAATTAAACTCACGGAAATTGTAACTCTTGGGTCACATTTGTCCTGAGAGTTTCATGTGTTATGATTCAGGGGGACCTGAGTTCTCCTCGTAGACCTGTTCTCAGATGACTATTGGGTGTGTGAAGTAGATTCTCTTTACCCCACTGCAATTCTCCCCTGCTAAATTTGGTAAGAGGTACAAAGCTACCCTTGAATATGGGAGTTAAATTCTTCTATGCAAGTTTGCCCAAAGGTTGGGTCCAGATTCTAGAATGACCTGGGGTGAGAGGTGGGCCTGATAAAGGCAGATCTTGGCTCCCACTCCCTATTCACTGATCAGAAGCTGGGTGGTTGGAGCCCAGGAATATCTGTTTGGAATGAACCCTAGGCTATTCCTATGCCTATGGGTGTTTAAGATCCAGTGACTCGTGCCTTAGCTCTGCACTTAAGATGGCTACCATGAGGTGAAAAATGACATGTGATGACGAGCTGTTTAGATGCAGTCACTCAGCGCAGTTTGTATGTGGGTAACTGAGAGATCCAGGGACCTGACCTGAATTTAGCTACTTGTCCTTTTAATATCACCATAGACAGAACTGTTCCTGGCTCTAGCTGTAGGGGATTCTAGAACTGCCCTTATCTTTTGTCAAGCATCAAGCCCAGCAAGAAATgaagtttgctttttctttccagtctgagaagacaaataaacaacaataaaaaagttctaaaaaaaattagagagtaattgacattttttccttaaaaaaaaaaaaaaagatgcatttctttatttgagggggCGTGGaatagagggagggggagagagaattccagactctctactgagcgcggagcccaaagcagggctccatcccaggaccctgagatcaagacctgagctgaaaccaagagtcagagtctcaaccaactgagccacccagatgccccaagaaatgGATATTTTTATAGAGAAGACCAGCCAAGAGTTAGGAATACAGTTTAGAGGAGCCCAAGTGAGAactgcataaagaaaaaaatcctggcAAGTAGAAGTTGTAATAGTGAAGAAAGGCGAGAAGCCATTAGTATTCAGTTTGTGCTAGAAgctagtttttcttttcaactctcATGCCACCTGGGATGTTAAGCTGCTTATAAGTAGAAAATAGGAGTTCTTGGTGGTTCTCAGACCTTACAGCATACAAAATTCTGACTTAAAATTCAAATCCCAAGTCCTAGATTTCAATTTATAGGGCAACAAAAGACCCCAGGAAGCTACACTTTCACAAGCATCCTGGCTGATTCGTACAGTTCTGTGACCTGTGCACCTTAAAAAACAGTGttcaaattattatttgtttgtttttttaaagattccatttatttatttgagagagagagaaaaagcacgagaggggggagggttagagggagaagcggactccctgctgagcagggagctggactcgggactcaatcctgggactctgggattatgatctgagctgaagacagtggcttaaccaactgagccacccaggcacccttttccAAGTATTATTAGCCCAACCTGGCTCTTTCCCTACATACTTGCCCTTTATGTAACGTAAGAATCTTGactcttagttctttttttttttttaagattttatttatttgacagagatcacaagtaggcagagaggcaggcagagagagagaggaagggaagcaggctccctgctgagcagagagcccgatgcggggctcgatcccaggaccctgagatcatgacctgagccgaaggcagaggctttaacccactgagccacccaggcaccccttgactcTTAGTTCTTAAAGAAGCCaggtttttcttaaaattgtcaCATTACAAAAAATTCAAACTATTTAAAACAAATCTATTTTGCAGTTGTCTCATAGCTATGCCAGGCTAAATCTTCTACTTCTATATGATACCTCCTTTTCCCACAATTGCTCCACTTAGCAGAAAAGAGACAAGTCAATCCGATGCTCTTCAAAAGAACATTTGGGCCAGACTCCTTGGCTGTTCTTTGCGATATATTTCTGAAATGTGcctgaaatttgcattttttattggAGCCTGTGGTAGACTGTTTCTTCCTAAAGTCCATCTCAAATTTCAGGTAGATACTTTAAGAAAACCTGGATCACTAACTATAAGGTCTCTTCTAAACTTGGCAAATTGCTGTAGAATATTTGCTTTCCTAAGGATAAGGATATAGAACAGTGAGACTCTGGTGAACAGAAAGTAAATTTCTGCATTTCCTGACTTTTATTCGATTCAGGAAGAATGATCAGCTTGAGTGACCCCAAAGATGGTTATTTTCACCCTTTATATATTTGAAACCAGGCTCAGTCACAAAGACAAACAGCAGATTCCACTGATGTTTCTCAGTGAAGTTGACCTTTCAACCCTAAGAAATGTAcgtgattttttgtttgtttgtttgttttttaaaattagggtCTGGTGGAAAGATGGATGAATTGTTTATTGCTTTGGAAaataatataagtaaaatgtGACCTTGTGATCACTCTTACCGTTTTACCAGGATGCTCtagaaaaataagattaattaTGCCAGTCTGCTACTGCGCTCTCAGATTCTATTTGAAAGGAAATGGTCATCTTTATTGTTAATGAGCagataccaaacatttaaaaattcaacttaATATTCGTACCTCAATCTTACTCAAGCAATCTTTTCATTCTTACTAGCTTTGTCACTAAGTCCACATAATAGTCTATGGAGTGTTAAAACGCCTCATAAAAATGCTCCAATATGGTTACTCAAAATGGCTGCCTCCTTTATAAATTACAACCTAAAACATGTAGAGATGTTAGGGTGCCAAACATGGGCACTCTAAAAGGGAATAACTAGTCTATCAATAGAACGATATGTTTCAAAGAGCCAGAGGTCAACAGAGAATATTCCCTGGTGTGGAGTTTTTCTACATAGTGTGCTCTATTAGCCGATTTCCAAAAGACCCTAAGGCTGGGCTCCCTAATTAACTACCTCAGAATAACCTTATATTTAAACTATTCCTCTCATAAACCCTCTTACTCTTAATTGCTTCCCATTGTActtcattatcaccactgtttgttttttcttaagattttatttatttatttgacaagcagagatcacaggtaggcagagataggcagagagagaggaggaagcaggctccctgctgagcagagagcccgatgcagggctcgatctcaggaccctgggatcatgacctgagctgaagacagaggctttaacccactgagccacccaggcaccccatcaccaCTGATTTTAAAACTCTGCCTCTTATTAACTCATCTACTTTGGATATGTAAAGCATTCTCTTTTCTTATTACTCAGGTAATATCAATTGTTATTGATATTGATATTGGTGATATGCACCAGCAAAGAAGTAATAAAAGCCtactggcttatttatttattttcatactgGGGTATGAAAAATAAGTGCAATAAATATCTAATGCTGTGTTAAATgctagtgttttttgttttgaaaaaaatgctatggtttatttatttatttacttatatatttacttattgtttatttatttacttatttatttaaataagctttacacccaacgtagggcttgaactcaagaccctgagatcaagagtctcgtgCTCCCCTTTTACGAAGATGGCACCGAAAACTaagaaggaagcccctgcccctcccaaagccgaaaccaaagcaaaggctttgaaggtCAAGAAAGCGGTGCTGAAAGGCATCCAcagtcacacacaaaaaaagatctGCACATCACCTACGTTCCGACGACCCAAGACACTGCGTCTCCGAAGGCAGCCCAAATACCCTCAAAAGAGCGCCCCCAGAAGAAACAAGCTTGATCACTATGCAATCAAGTTCCCCctgactactgagtcagccatgaagaaaacagaaaacaacaacacacttgtgttcactgtggatgtcaaggccaacaagcaccagatcaaacaggctgtgaaaaagctctatgacattgatgtagccaaggtcaacaccttaatcaggcctgatggagagaaAAAGGCATGCGTTCGATTGGCccctgactatgatgctttggatgttgccaacaaaattgggatcatctaaactgagtccagctggctaaatctaaatacagttttttcatgatttaaaaaaaaaaaaaaaaaaggagtctcgtgctcacctgactgagccagccaggtgccccaagtatctAACACTTTTAACTGATCCCAGAGGCACTAAGCATCCCCTTCCTAAAACTGCTGCCCAAGAGGACTGCCAGGATGACTAAGAAACATCATAGGACTACAGTTTCCTCTGTGAGTTAAGGTGTAATATTGAAAAAGCCCTTTAAAAAGGTAAGCATTGGAGAAGCACCTCCAGAATGGTGGAGTAAGGACTTCCAAAAAAGTCTCCATCAAGACAATGAGAAACTGGCACAATTTGTCAAAAacaactttttcagaactctgtaAACTAATCACGAGATTTGCAACAATTCATGGGGTATTTATTCAAGGAATATGACTGAGTGTCAGTAAGAACAGTGAGTTTGTGGCATTTCAACTTGCTCTGTTCCTATTCACTGCTCTCCCCATGGCAGCCTTGGAAAATGACAGGTTTATACCTTGGTAACTGTGAAAACCAGCAACCTAGCAGCCTCAGGAGGGGGCAGAATGAGTTTGGAACTCCCCCAATCCCGCCCCCAGGAAACTGGTATTTTGAAGCCTGTCTGGAAGCTCTCTGCAAAGCTTCATTCTCAAGATTTGTCTTTATTCAACCTTATTCAAAGCAAGTTCTGTGCAAACAGCTGTATCCCCAGGACATTTGTAAACGCAGTCAGTGGCAATTGTCTGATCTGACATTGCAGCTGCTTGTGGTAGTGATACCAGTTAAGACTAACAAGACGCTGaacaaaaaacttaaaaggaGATGCTGGGGATGAGATGTCTTCAGGGGGTTTTGTAAAGCTGTAGCATATTGCTGAGAATCTAGAAGGCTTAATCTCTTACCTTCAGCTGACACTGAGACTTTGTACAAGCAAGGGTGAAAGCTAAGGCAGAGATGTAAGTGGTCTGCTTGAGTATGGAAAGCATGCCTCAACACATACACATAGGTCCTTACAAAAGGCAGGGAGACATTATTTCAATGCATTTGAGGAAATCTCTCCAATTATTATTATAACTAACTGAGCAGAGGCTTCAGTAACTGCAAATGACAAAGAATGCATAGTTTGTAAGTTAATTCAGGAAAGCCACCAGACAAACAAGTggcaagaacaacaacaataacaaaaaaatcccaGGGAGAATGAAATCTGGATACTTCATACTTAAAACACCTAGCTTCCATAAAAAATTTGTTGAGACATGccaaaaaagaccaaaaaaaaaaaaaaaaaagtatagtccATGCACAGGAGAAAAGTAATTAATACAAACGGTATTGAAGGAAGCCCAGATGCTGGATTTACTAAACAAGGACTTTAAGTCATCTATTATAAATATGTCCAAATCACTAAAGGAAACCACGTCTAAAGaattaaaaggaaggaagaaaatgatgtCTCACAAATAGAGAATTATCAATGAGACAGAAATTactaaaaagaaccaaatagaaatccTGGGTTGAAAAGTGTATACTGAAATGAGAAATTCACTAGAGGGGCTCAATAGCATAACTGAATGGCAGAACAAAGAATTTGTACATCAACTTATTGAGATTATCCAGTCTcgtgaacagaaagagaaaagtatgAGGAGAAATAATGCCTCAGAAGCCTGTGTGACACTGTCAGATGTAGCAACATGTACATCACGGAAGTTCCAGAAGGACGGCAGAatgagaggaagaggcagaaagaatgtgtgaagaaataatgaccaaaGCTTTCCACACTTTTGAAAGcattattttacatatacatcTCAATGAACACCCAGTAGGATAAACTCAAAGATGTCTATATCTAGACACATCACAGTAAAACTggtgaaagacagagagaaggagaacttTGCAAGCATCAGGAGAAAAGCAACTTACTACACAGTGCAGATCCTAAATAAGAACAACAGCTGAATTCTCATCAGCCATCTGGAAGTCAGAAATCAGTGGGCAACATATTCATACTGCTGAAAGAAAGACTATTAACCAAGAATTTTATAGCCACTGACACTAcccgttaaaaaaagaaaaacttaagataatcacagataaacaaaaaatgagagaactcatcACTAGCAGACCTGCTCTACTAGAAAAACTAAAAGGAATCATTCAGACTAAAATAAGAGGACACTAGACATTTACTTGGTTTCGCACAGAGAAATAAAGAGCAACTGGTAAAGATAATTATGCAGGTAAATATGAAAGATAGTATGAATATATTTTTGCGTAAAGCTATTTTATTTTGCTATCTGATTTAAAAAGATGACTgcacaggggttcctgggtggctaagtcaatTAAGTGcttgactcctgatttcagctcaggtcatgacctcagggtcctgagatcaagccctgtgttgggctctgcacggggcaaggagcttgcttaagattctctctctccctctccctctgcctctgcccctcctccccaactcacttgtgtgtatgtgtgctctctctcaaaaaaaaaaaaaaagaaagaaagaaagaaagaaaaagaaaaaaaagggacaagTTCGCTtagctacatgaaataagtcagtcagagaaagacaaataccatatgatttcactcttccgtggaatttaagaaataaaacagatgaacatagttgAAGGGGGGGTAGAGAATGACGTAAACCATAAGAgcctcttaactgtagagaacaaactgagggttgatggagagggggggggggcgggataaatgggtgatggatattaagcagggcacttgtgatgagcactgaaagtcatgtgtaagtgatgaatcaacagattctacacctgaaatcaatattaccctgtatgttaaccaactagaatttaaataaaaacttgaaacaaacaaacaaacaaacaaaaaccccaaaaaactaaaaacagaggACAACAGCAAAAGGCAATAATTATAAAACTATGTTGATGGGTTTAGAATGTATAAGGATGTAAGCTGTATGACAATAATAGGAGGGGGATGAACAGAGCTAAAATGAAGCAAAGTTTTTGTATACTATTAAAATTAAGCTGATATAAATCCAAGTTAGACTGTGTTAAGATATTAATTATAATCATGAgggaaaatactaagaaaataactttttaaaaagtaaaatagggtgcctacgtggctcagtcagttaagtgtctgactcttggttttggctcagatcttgatctcagggtcctgggattgagccttgcatcaggctcagtgttcagtgcagagtctgcttgtccctctccccctgctccttccttGCCCCCTTtgccttctgtcaaataaataaataaataaaatctttttaaaaaagaaagtagagtaaaataaataacaaggcAATTACATGGTATTGGAGAATGGTACCAGAGAATATCTAACACAAAAAAGGTAgtaatggagaaagaagaacaaataagatATAAGACACATAGAAATATCAAAATGGCAGTTGTAAATCCTACCTAATTGGTGATTACATTAACTGTAAATGCTCTTCaatcaaaaggcagagactggcagtatggagtaaaaaaaaaaaaaagaaagaaagaaagaaaaagataaagcataatctacaagggacacatttcagattcaaagatacaaataaattcGAAATTGAAGGATGGAAAGAGATACCCTGTGCAAAGAGTACCCAAAAGAGAGCTGGAGGAAATACAGTAATATTAGACAAAATAATCTTGAagacaaaaaattatttaaagagatttattttttaaaagattttatttattcatttgacagagagagagatcacaagtaggcagaggggaagagggaagcaggctccctgctgagcagagagcccaatgcagggctggatcccaggaccctgagatcagaacctgagaggaagacagaggcttaacacactgagccacccaggtgcccctatttaagGAGACTTAAaaagggcattttaaaaaattttaagggtcAAACCATCAAAGGACATAATAATTATGAACATATGCACTTAATAACAAACaccaaaaatacatgaaagaaaaactcaaaaatgaagggagaaatgGACAACGAAACTCTAATAGTTGGAAATGTCAATATCCTACTATCAGTAATGGACAGAGTAACTAACgaggcagaagatcaacaaggaaatggacGATTTAAACAATACTATAAAGCAATTAGACCTAACAGCCATCCGTAGAACACTTCCctcaacaacagcagaatatgcATTTTCCTCAGCATCAATGAAATATTCTTCTGTATAGACCATATGGCAGGCCATAAAAcaatcaaaaagttaaaaaggagtAAAATCATACAAAATGACTGActataatgaaatgaaattagaaatcagaaataggaaaagaattggggaaattcacaaatacatggaaattttaaaaatgcattcctGAATAACCaatggtcaaagaagaaatcacaagaaaaattagaaagcactttgagataaacaaaaattaagacaGAAGATGCCAAAACTTATGGTATTTAGACAAGGCCGTGCTCAGAGAAAAATCATAGCTGTAATTGCCTATTTACAAAAGAAAGATCTTGGGATGccctgtggctcagttgtttaggcatctgcctttagctcaggtcatgatcccagggt
The genomic region above belongs to Meles meles chromosome 14, mMelMel3.1 paternal haplotype, whole genome shotgun sequence and contains:
- the LOC123924927 gene encoding 60S ribosomal protein L23a-like, whose product is MAPKTKKEAPAPPKAETKAKALKVKKAVLKGIHSHTQKKICTSPTFRRPKTLRLRRQPKYPQKSAPRRNKLDHYAIKFPLTTESAMKKTENNNTLVFTVDVKANKHQIKQAVKKLYDIDVAKVNTLIRPDGEKKACVRLAPDYDALDVANKIGII